A stretch of the Streptomyces sp. NBC_01428 genome encodes the following:
- a CDS encoding ROK family protein, translated as MHTDLVAALDIGGTKIAGALVDGHGRILVRAQRATPAQEDGDTVMRAVEDVIGELSDSPLWSRAGALGIGSAGPVDASAGTVSPVNVPGWRGYPLVERAAKAAGGLPVELIGDGVAITAAEHWQGAARGHDNALCMVVSTGVGGGLVLNGRLHPGPTGNAGHIGHISVDLDGDLCPCGSRGCVERIASGPNIARRAMEGGWQPGPDGDTSAAAVAEAARAGDPVAVASFERAAQALAAGIAATATLVEIDIAVIGGGVGKAGDVLFTPLRRALADYATLSFVQRLTVAPALMGTDAGLVGAASAALTRKASAAEARV; from the coding sequence ATGCACACCGACCTCGTGGCCGCGCTCGACATCGGCGGCACCAAGATCGCCGGAGCGCTGGTGGACGGCCACGGCCGGATCCTGGTGCGCGCGCAGCGCGCGACGCCCGCGCAGGAGGACGGCGACACCGTGATGCGTGCCGTCGAGGACGTGATCGGCGAGCTGTCCGACTCCCCGCTGTGGAGCAGGGCCGGCGCCCTCGGTATCGGCAGCGCGGGCCCGGTCGACGCCTCGGCCGGCACGGTGAGCCCCGTGAACGTCCCGGGCTGGCGCGGCTACCCGCTGGTCGAGCGGGCCGCCAAGGCCGCCGGAGGGCTGCCCGTCGAGCTGATCGGCGACGGCGTCGCCATCACCGCGGCCGAGCACTGGCAGGGCGCCGCCCGCGGTCACGACAACGCGTTGTGCATGGTGGTGTCCACCGGCGTGGGCGGCGGCCTCGTGCTGAACGGCCGGCTGCACCCCGGTCCCACCGGCAACGCCGGCCACATCGGGCATATCAGCGTCGACCTGGACGGCGATCTCTGCCCCTGCGGCTCGCGCGGCTGCGTCGAGCGCATCGCGAGCGGCCCGAACATCGCCCGCCGCGCGATGGAGGGCGGCTGGCAGCCCGGACCCGACGGTGACACCTCGGCCGCGGCGGTGGCCGAGGCGGCCCGTGCGGGCGACCCGGTGGCCGTGGCGTCCTTCGAGCGGGCCGCCCAGGCCCTCGCCGCGGGCATCGCGGCGACCGCGACCCTCGTGGAGATCGACATCGCGGTGATCGGCGGCGGCGTCGGCAAGGCCGGCGACGTGCTGTTCACCCCGCTGCGCAGGGCGCTGGCCGACTACGCGACGCTCTCCTTCGTCCAGCGGCTGACCGTGGCGCCCGCGCTCATGGGCACGGACGCCGGTCTGGTCGGCGCCGCCTCGGCCGCGCTCACCCGGAAGGCGAGCGCGGCCGAGGCCCGCGTCTGA
- a CDS encoding electron transfer flavoprotein subunit beta/FixA family protein produces the protein MSLRIVVTVKYVPDATGDRHFADDLTVDRDDVDGLLSELDEYAVEQALQIADDADDAEITVLTVGPEDAKDALRKALSMGADKAIHVEDDDLHGTDAVGTSLVLAKAIEKAGYDLVISGMASTDGTMGIVPALLAERLGVPQVTLLSEVSVEDGVVKGRRDGDTASESLEASLPAVVSVTDQSGEARYPSFKGIMAAKKKPVESWDLSDLELEADEVGLEGAWTKVDSATARPARTAGTIVKDEGEGGKQLAEFLAGQKFI, from the coding sequence GTGAGCTTGAGGATCGTTGTCACTGTGAAGTACGTGCCCGACGCCACTGGCGACCGGCACTTCGCCGATGACCTGACCGTCGACCGTGACGACGTGGACGGCCTGCTGTCCGAACTCGACGAGTACGCCGTCGAGCAGGCGCTGCAGATCGCCGACGACGCGGACGACGCCGAGATCACCGTGCTGACCGTCGGCCCCGAGGATGCCAAGGACGCCCTGCGCAAGGCGCTGTCCATGGGTGCCGACAAGGCCATCCACGTGGAGGACGACGACCTGCACGGCACCGACGCCGTCGGCACCTCCCTGGTGCTGGCCAAGGCCATCGAGAAGGCCGGCTACGACCTGGTCATCTCCGGCATGGCGTCCACCGACGGCACGATGGGCATCGTGCCGGCGCTGCTGGCCGAGCGTCTCGGTGTCCCGCAGGTCACGCTGCTCTCCGAGGTGTCGGTCGAGGACGGCGTGGTCAAGGGCCGCCGTGACGGCGACACCGCCTCCGAGTCGCTGGAGGCCTCCCTCCCCGCGGTCGTGTCGGTGACCGACCAGTCGGGCGAGGCGCGTTACCCGTCCTTCAAGGGCATCATGGCCGCGAAGAAGAAGCCGGTGGAGTCCTGGGACCTGTCGGACCTGGAGCTCGAGGCGGACGAGGTCGGTCTCGAAGGCGCCTGGACCAAGGTCGACAGCGCCACCGCTCGCCCCGCGCGCACCGCGGGCACGATCGTCAAGGACGAGGGCGAGGGCGGCAAGCAGCTCGCCGAGTTCCTCGCGGGCCAGAAGTTCATCTAG
- a CDS encoding electron transfer flavoprotein subunit alpha/FixB family protein: MAEVLVYVDHVDGAVRKPTLELLTLARRIGEPVAVALGSGAENTAAALAEHGAVKVLTHDAAEYADYLVVPKVDALQAAYEAVSPAAVLVPSSAEGKEIAARLAVRIGSGIITDAVDLEAGAEGPVATQSAFAASYTTKSRISKGTPVITVKPNSAAVEAAPAAGTVEALAVSFSDKATGTKVTSRTPRESTGRPELTEAAIVVSGGRGVNGAENFSVIEGLADSLGAAVGASRAAVDAGWYPHTNQVGQTGKSVSPQLYIASGISGAIQHRAGMQTSKTIVAINKDAEAPIFDLVDYGVVGDLFEVVPQLTEEIKSRKG; the protein is encoded by the coding sequence ATGGCTGAAGTTCTCGTCTATGTCGACCACGTGGACGGTGCCGTCCGCAAGCCCACCCTGGAACTGCTGACGCTGGCCCGCCGCATCGGCGAACCCGTCGCCGTCGCCCTCGGCTCCGGTGCCGAGAACACCGCCGCCGCGCTCGCCGAGCACGGCGCGGTGAAGGTCCTCACGCACGACGCCGCCGAGTACGCCGACTACCTCGTCGTACCGAAGGTCGACGCGCTCCAGGCCGCGTACGAGGCCGTTTCCCCGGCCGCCGTGCTCGTCCCGTCCTCCGCCGAGGGCAAGGAGATCGCGGCCCGCCTCGCGGTCCGCATCGGTTCCGGCATCATCACGGACGCCGTCGACCTGGAGGCCGGCGCCGAGGGCCCGGTCGCCACGCAGTCGGCGTTCGCCGCCTCGTACACCACCAAGTCCCGCATCTCCAAGGGCACTCCGGTCATCACGGTCAAGCCGAACTCGGCCGCCGTGGAGGCCGCCCCGGCCGCCGGCACCGTCGAGGCCCTCGCGGTCTCGTTCTCCGACAAGGCCACCGGCACCAAGGTCACCTCGCGCACCCCGCGCGAGTCGACCGGCCGTCCCGAGCTGACCGAGGCCGCGATCGTCGTCTCCGGCGGCCGTGGCGTCAACGGCGCGGAGAACTTCTCGGTCATCGAGGGCCTCGCCGACTCGCTCGGTGCCGCCGTGGGCGCCTCGCGTGCCGCGGTCGACGCCGGCTGGTACCCGCACACCAACCAGGTGGGCCAGACCGGCAAGTCCGTCTCGCCGCAGCTGTACATCGCCTCCGGCATCTCCGGCGCGATCCAGCACCGCGCGGGCATGCAGACGTCGAAGACGATCGTCGCGATCAACAAGGACGCCGAGGCGCCGATCTTCGACCTCGTCGACTACGGCGTCGTCGGTGACCTCTTCGAGGTCGTCCCGCAGCTCACCGAGGAGATCAAGTCCCGCAAGGGCTGA
- a CDS encoding NUDIX hydrolase, with protein sequence MVIVWINGAFGAGKTATARELIELIPNSTLFDPEVVGGALTHLLPAKHLAEVGDFQDLPIWRRLVVDTAAAMLAELGGVLVVPMTLLRQEYRDEIFGGLAARRIPVHHVLLAPAETILRERIAGREVSPEPDGETRVRQWSYDHIEPYRAALGWLTADAHPVDTSALTPYDTAVRIADAVRGGDAPVCDIVQTPEPTAETVAAGVLLFDEHDRFLLVDPTYKAGWEFPGGVVEAGEAPARAGMREVTEETGLVLDEVPTLLVIDWESPAPPGYGGLRLLFDGGRLDEQAARGLLLPGPELREWRFVTEQEAADLLPPVRYERLRWALRARERGAALYLEAGIPLG encoded by the coding sequence ATCGTGATCGTCTGGATCAACGGTGCGTTCGGTGCGGGAAAGACCGCCACCGCACGGGAACTGATCGAGCTGATCCCGAACAGCACGCTCTTCGACCCCGAGGTCGTCGGGGGCGCACTCACGCACCTGCTCCCCGCCAAACACCTCGCCGAGGTCGGCGACTTCCAGGACCTGCCGATCTGGCGCCGGCTCGTGGTCGACACGGCCGCCGCGATGCTCGCCGAGCTGGGAGGTGTCCTCGTCGTCCCCATGACCCTGCTCCGCCAGGAGTACCGGGACGAGATCTTCGGCGGACTCGCCGCCCGCCGCATTCCGGTGCACCACGTGCTCCTCGCCCCGGCGGAAACGATCCTGCGCGAGCGAATAGCCGGGCGCGAGGTGTCCCCGGAGCCCGACGGCGAGACGCGTGTGCGGCAGTGGTCCTACGACCACATCGAGCCCTACCGGGCCGCGCTCGGCTGGCTCACCGCCGACGCCCACCCCGTGGACACCAGCGCGCTCACCCCGTACGACACCGCCGTCCGCATCGCCGACGCCGTCCGCGGCGGGGACGCGCCCGTGTGCGACATCGTGCAGACCCCGGAACCCACCGCCGAGACGGTCGCCGCCGGAGTGCTCCTCTTCGACGAGCACGACCGCTTCCTGCTCGTCGATCCCACGTACAAGGCCGGCTGGGAGTTCCCCGGCGGGGTCGTCGAGGCCGGAGAGGCCCCGGCACGCGCCGGGATGCGCGAGGTCACCGAGGAGACCGGCCTCGTCCTGGACGAGGTACCCACGCTCCTCGTCATCGACTGGGAATCCCCCGCACCCCCCGGCTACGGCGGCCTGCGGCTCCTCTTCGACGGTGGCCGCCTCGACGAACAGGCCGCGCGGGGGCTGCTGTTGCCGGGCCCCGAACTCCGCGAGTGGCGCTTCGTCACCGAACAGGAGGCCGCCGACCTCCTGCCGCCCGTCCGCTACGAACGGCTCCGCTGGG
- a CDS encoding DUF6986 family protein, giving the protein MGQGQQEKVTTSLAGAVSEEISASLAPVDAELERRYPGDPGTRQPVHTVYVPGDAFAADTLRTWGDRALAALDEHAPDAASFAAVLGLSDELAGPVYDRVRAKLEREPVEDLRVDFEDGYGPRPDAEEDATAARAARLIAEAYENGTAAPYMGIRMKCMEAPVRDRGIRTLDIFLTGLMEAGGLPEGLVLTLPKVTYPEQVTAMVRLLEQFEKARGLEPGRIGFEIQIETSQSILATDGTATVARMIQAAEGRATGLHYGTFDYSACLGVSAAYQASDHPAADHAKAIMQVAAAGTGVRVSDGSTNVLPVGTTQKVHDAWRLHYGLTRRALARAYYQGWDMHPGHIPTRYAAVFAFYREGFEQAAGRLARYANHAEGDVMDEPATAKALSGYLLRGLDCGALDIAEVARATGQTRADLEAFASPRRGDLTISGQ; this is encoded by the coding sequence ATGGGTCAGGGCCAGCAGGAGAAGGTGACGACGAGCCTCGCGGGAGCCGTCAGCGAGGAGATCAGCGCCTCCCTCGCCCCGGTCGACGCCGAACTGGAGCGCCGCTACCCCGGGGACCCCGGCACCCGCCAGCCCGTCCACACCGTGTACGTCCCCGGCGACGCGTTCGCCGCCGACACCCTGCGCACCTGGGGCGACCGCGCCCTCGCGGCGCTCGACGAACACGCCCCCGACGCCGCCTCCTTCGCCGCGGTCCTCGGCCTGTCCGACGAACTCGCCGGGCCCGTGTACGACCGCGTCCGCGCCAAGCTGGAGCGCGAACCCGTCGAGGACCTGCGCGTCGACTTCGAGGACGGCTACGGACCGCGCCCGGACGCCGAGGAGGACGCCACGGCGGCCCGCGCCGCCCGGCTGATCGCCGAGGCCTACGAGAACGGCACCGCCGCCCCCTACATGGGCATCCGCATGAAGTGCATGGAGGCGCCGGTCCGCGACCGGGGCATCCGCACCCTCGACATCTTCCTGACGGGCCTGATGGAGGCCGGCGGCCTGCCCGAGGGACTGGTCCTCACCCTGCCCAAGGTGACGTACCCCGAGCAGGTCACCGCGATGGTCCGGCTCCTGGAGCAGTTCGAGAAGGCGCGCGGCCTGGAGCCCGGCCGGATCGGCTTCGAGATCCAGATCGAGACCAGCCAGTCCATCCTCGCCACCGACGGCACCGCGACCGTCGCCCGGATGATCCAGGCCGCCGAGGGCCGCGCCACGGGCCTGCACTACGGCACCTTCGACTACAGCGCCTGCCTCGGCGTCTCCGCCGCCTACCAGGCCAGCGACCACCCGGCCGCCGACCACGCCAAGGCGATCATGCAGGTCGCCGCAGCGGGCACCGGCGTCCGCGTCTCCGACGGCTCCACCAACGTGCTGCCCGTCGGCACCACCCAGAAGGTGCACGACGCCTGGCGCCTGCACTACGGCCTCACCCGTCGCGCCCTGGCCCGCGCCTACTACCAGGGCTGGGACATGCACCCCGGCCACATCCCCACCCGCTACGCCGCCGTGTTCGCCTTCTACCGGGAGGGCTTCGAACAGGCCGCCGGTCGCCTGGCCCGCTACGCCAACCACGCGGAGGGCGACGTGATGGACGAGCCCGCCACCGCCAAGGCCCTCAGCGGCTACCTGCTGCGCGGCCTCGACTGCGGCGCCCTCGACATCGCCGAGGTGGCCCGCGCGACCGGCCAGACCCGGGCCGACCTGGAGGCCTTCGCGTCACCGCGGCGGGGGGACCTGACGATCTCGGGCCAGTAG
- a CDS encoding NPCBM/NEW2 domain-containing protein gives MRHLHTRTTPTPPGTGTARTVRAPHPGRTRVAGALAAGLLCAAGLTTPALAAPGGATAAVPAVRTVSPTSADGLALTPPMGFNNWNSTHCRAEFDQDMVEGIADLFVEKGLKDAGYQYVNLDDCWALPSRDADGKLVPDPERFPGGIKAVADYVHSKGLKLGIYTSAGTKTCDSVGFPGALGHEYSDARQFADWGVDYLKYDNCNNQGVDARSRYTTMRDALRATGRPIVYSICEWGENKPWEWASDVGHLWRTTGDISDSWGSMLSILKQNLPLAPYAGPGHWNDPDMLEVGNGGMTDTEYRSHFSMWSVMAAPLLIGSDLRTASAATFDILGNKEVVAVDQDPLGKQGSVVSSTDGRWVVAKEMRDGSRTVALFNESGTAQRIATTAAAVGLPGADAYTLRDLWRHRSSNTAGTIAATVPAHGTVLVRVSADPAWAKNPPAVELGLEGSPLVEAGRTATLTSAVTDLGRTSATRVAVTLRGPAGWTVAATGPTTAASLPTGRSLRTTWRVTAPAGTAAGSYDLALKAVYRSPTGITADAELPVRASVVVAPPAGTSPLGDLPWLSTTNGWGPVERDTSNGEEGSGDGGTLTIGGVPYARGLGVHAGSTVEYYTGTACERVTADVGLDDEKGAKGTVAFEIWADGTKVASTGVLTNAMPAQALTADVTGAQVVRLVVTDGGDGIDSDHADWADAKLSC, from the coding sequence ATGCGTCACCTTCACACCCGCACCACCCCCACACCCCCCGGAACCGGCACGGCCCGCACCGTACGTGCGCCGCACCCGGGCCGTACCAGAGTGGCCGGAGCACTGGCCGCAGGCCTGTTGTGCGCGGCCGGCCTCACCACGCCCGCGCTCGCCGCGCCGGGCGGCGCCACCGCGGCGGTCCCCGCCGTGCGTACCGTCTCCCCCACCTCCGCGGACGGGCTCGCCCTCACCCCGCCGATGGGCTTCAACAACTGGAACTCCACGCACTGCCGGGCCGAGTTCGACCAGGACATGGTCGAGGGCATCGCCGACCTCTTCGTGGAGAAGGGGCTCAAGGACGCGGGCTACCAGTACGTCAACCTCGACGACTGCTGGGCGCTGCCGTCCCGGGACGCGGACGGCAAGCTCGTCCCGGACCCCGAGCGGTTCCCGGGCGGGATCAAGGCCGTCGCCGACTACGTGCACTCCAAGGGCCTCAAGCTGGGCATCTACACCAGCGCCGGCACCAAGACCTGCGACAGCGTCGGGTTTCCCGGCGCCCTCGGCCACGAGTACAGCGACGCGCGGCAGTTCGCGGACTGGGGCGTCGACTACCTCAAGTACGACAACTGCAACAACCAGGGCGTGGACGCGCGATCGCGGTACACGACCATGCGGGACGCACTGCGGGCCACGGGCCGGCCCATCGTCTACAGCATCTGCGAATGGGGCGAGAACAAGCCCTGGGAGTGGGCCTCCGACGTCGGGCATCTGTGGCGCACGACCGGCGACATCAGCGACAGCTGGGGCTCGATGCTCTCGATCCTCAAGCAGAACCTGCCGCTCGCCCCGTACGCCGGACCGGGGCACTGGAACGACCCGGACATGCTGGAGGTCGGCAACGGCGGGATGACGGACACGGAGTACCGATCGCACTTCTCGATGTGGTCGGTCATGGCGGCGCCCCTGCTCATCGGCTCCGACCTGCGCACCGCCTCCGCCGCGACCTTCGACATCCTCGGCAACAAGGAGGTCGTCGCGGTCGACCAGGACCCGCTGGGCAAGCAGGGGTCGGTCGTCTCCTCGACGGACGGGCGCTGGGTCGTCGCCAAGGAGATGCGGGACGGCAGCCGCACGGTGGCGCTGTTCAACGAGTCGGGCACCGCGCAGCGCATCGCGACGACCGCGGCCGCCGTCGGCCTGCCCGGCGCGGACGCCTACACACTGCGCGATCTGTGGCGGCACCGCAGTTCCAACACGGCGGGCACGATCGCGGCCACCGTCCCGGCGCACGGCACCGTCCTCGTCCGGGTCTCCGCGGACCCCGCGTGGGCCAAGAACCCGCCCGCCGTCGAACTGGGCCTGGAGGGAAGCCCGTTGGTCGAGGCGGGCAGGACGGCCACACTGACGTCCGCGGTGACCGACCTCGGGCGCACCTCCGCCACCCGGGTGGCGGTGACGCTGCGCGGCCCGGCCGGCTGGACGGTCGCCGCGACGGGACCGACGACCGCGGCCTCGCTCCCCACCGGGCGCTCCCTGCGGACGACGTGGCGGGTGACCGCGCCCGCGGGGACGGCCGCCGGATCGTACGACCTCGCGCTGAAGGCCGTCTACCGCTCGCCGACCGGGATCACCGCCGACGCCGAACTTCCGGTGCGGGCCTCCGTGGTGGTGGCTCCCCCGGCGGGCACGTCCCCGCTCGGGGACCTGCCCTGGCTCTCGACGACCAACGGCTGGGGGCCGGTCGAGCGCGACACGAGCAACGGTGAGGAGGGCTCGGGCGACGGGGGGACCCTCACCATCGGCGGCGTGCCGTACGCCCGAGGACTGGGCGTGCACGCCGGGAGCACGGTCGAGTACTACACCGGCACGGCCTGCGAGCGCGTCACCGCCGATGTCGGGCTCGACGACGAGAAGGGCGCCAAGGGCACGGTCGCCTTCGAGATCTGGGCGGACGGGACGAAGGTCGCTTCCACCGGCGTCCTGACCAACGCGATGCCGGCACAGGCCCTCACCGCCGACGTGACCGGCGCCCAGGTGGTCCGCCTGGTCGTCACGGACGGCGGTGACGGCATCGACTCGGACCACGCGGACTGGGCCGACGCGAAGCTCAGTTGCTGA
- a CDS encoding LacI family DNA-binding transcriptional regulator codes for MDLRIPVDDRTGQHIVAETARRSENRYGNRPTMKDVAARAGVGLKTVSRVVNGEPGVTPDTERRVQEAIDALGFRRNDSARVLRKGRTASIGLVLEDLADPFYGPLSRAVEEVARAHGALLINGSSAEDPDREQELVLALCARRVDGLVVIPAGDDHRYLEPEIKAGVATVFVDRPAGRIDADVVLSDSFGGARDGVAHLIAHGHRSIGFIGDMPRIHTAAERLRGYRAAMEDAGIVVEDDWMSLGVTDPQRVREAAETMLSGPSPVTAVFAGNNRVTVTVVRVIAERGRPVALVGFDDIELADLLEPGVTVVAQDAAALGRTAAERLFRQLDGTLLAPERIELPTRLITRGSGELRPAR; via the coding sequence ATGGACCTACGCATCCCCGTGGACGACAGGACAGGACAGCACATCGTGGCCGAGACCGCCCGCCGATCCGAGAACCGCTACGGCAATCGTCCGACCATGAAGGACGTGGCGGCGCGTGCGGGAGTCGGCCTGAAGACGGTCTCCCGCGTGGTGAACGGCGAGCCCGGCGTCACCCCCGACACCGAGCGGCGCGTCCAGGAGGCCATCGACGCCCTGGGCTTCCGGCGCAACGACAGCGCCCGGGTGCTCCGCAAGGGCCGCACCGCCAGCATCGGTCTCGTCCTGGAGGACCTCGCCGACCCCTTCTACGGGCCGCTGAGCCGCGCGGTCGAGGAGGTGGCCCGGGCCCACGGCGCCCTGCTGATCAACGGTTCCAGCGCCGAGGACCCGGACCGCGAGCAGGAACTGGTCCTCGCCCTGTGCGCGCGACGCGTGGACGGGCTGGTCGTCATCCCGGCCGGTGACGACCACCGCTATCTGGAGCCGGAGATAAAGGCGGGCGTCGCCACGGTCTTCGTGGACCGCCCCGCCGGGAGGATCGACGCCGACGTCGTCCTGTCCGACAGCTTCGGCGGCGCACGGGACGGCGTCGCCCACCTCATCGCGCACGGACACCGCAGCATCGGCTTCATCGGCGACATGCCGCGCATCCACACGGCCGCCGAGCGTCTGCGGGGCTACCGGGCCGCCATGGAGGACGCCGGGATAGTCGTCGAGGACGACTGGATGTCCCTCGGCGTCACCGACCCGCAGCGGGTGCGCGAGGCGGCCGAGACGATGCTCTCCGGCCCCTCCCCCGTCACCGCCGTCTTCGCCGGCAACAACCGTGTCACCGTGACCGTCGTCCGCGTGATCGCCGAACGCGGCCGTCCCGTGGCGCTCGTCGGTTTCGACGACATCGAGCTCGCCGACCTCCTGGAACCGGGCGTCACGGTCGTCGCCCAGGACGCCGCCGCCCTCGGCCGCACCGCGGCGGAACGCCTCTTCCGCCAGCTCGACGGCACCCTGCTCGCCCCGGAGCGCATCGAACTCCCGACCCGCCTCATCACCCGCGGCTCGGGCGAACTGCGGCCCGCGCGCTGA
- a CDS encoding TlpA family protein disulfide reductase, with amino-acid sequence MTGLVVCLAVLALASVYGVLHRRRSGRVTVRGRDDGKQLGAAELGEGLGERATLVQFSSAFCSPCRATRRVLGEVADMVPGVSHVEIDAEDHLDLVRDLGILKTPTVLVLDADGRIVRRATGQPRKADVIAALGEAV; translated from the coding sequence ATGACCGGACTTGTGGTGTGCCTGGCGGTGCTCGCGCTGGCGAGCGTGTACGGAGTGCTGCATCGGCGGCGGAGCGGGAGGGTGACAGTGCGCGGGCGCGACGACGGAAAGCAGCTCGGCGCGGCGGAGTTGGGGGAGGGGCTCGGCGAACGGGCCACGCTCGTGCAGTTCTCCAGCGCCTTCTGCTCCCCCTGCCGGGCGACCCGGCGGGTCCTCGGCGAGGTGGCCGACATGGTCCCCGGCGTGTCGCACGTGGAGATCGACGCCGAGGACCACCTCGACCTCGTACGCGATCTCGGCATCCTCAAGACGCCCACCGTGCTCGTCCTCGACGCGGACGGCCGGATCGTGCGGCGCGCGACGGGACAGCCGCGCAAGGCGGACGTCATCGCCGCGCTGGGAGAGGCTGTCTGA
- a CDS encoding flavin reductase family protein yields MSATPGLGTARLASPDLLRSVFRRHAAGVAVITATGPRGPVGFTATSLTSVSAEPPVVSFGIGTGASSWPAVAESEHVGVHILGEHQQDLAATFALSGADRFGAPTRWRKGPEEVPVLDDVLAWLVCRVVARVPAGDHRIVLAEVVLGDASGEGGPLLYHQGRFNGLRD; encoded by the coding sequence ATGTCGGCCACGCCCGGCCTCGGCACCGCCCGCCTCGCCTCCCCGGATCTGCTCCGCTCCGTCTTCCGCCGGCACGCCGCCGGAGTGGCGGTGATCACCGCCACCGGTCCGCGGGGCCCCGTCGGCTTCACGGCCACCTCGCTCACCTCTGTCTCCGCCGAACCCCCGGTGGTCTCCTTCGGCATCGGCACCGGCGCCTCCAGCTGGCCCGCGGTCGCGGAGTCCGAGCATGTCGGCGTCCACATACTCGGCGAGCACCAGCAGGACCTCGCCGCGACCTTCGCGCTGAGCGGGGCCGACCGGTTCGGCGCGCCCACCCGTTGGCGTAAGGGCCCCGAGGAAGTTCCCGTCCTCGACGACGTGCTGGCCTGGCTGGTATGCCGGGTCGTGGCGCGGGTGCCTGCCGGGGACCACCGGATCGTGCTGGCGGAGGTCGTGCTCGGCGACGCCTCCGGCGAGGGCGGCCCGCTCCTGTACCACCAGGGTCGTTTCAACGGCCTGCGCGACTGA